From a region of the Ficedula albicollis isolate OC2 chromosome 1A, FicAlb1.5, whole genome shotgun sequence genome:
- the LOC101813935 gene encoding carboxypeptidase A2 yields the protein MKLLLIFSALIGASLCLETFVGHQVLRIKTKNEEEVKQLQLLESLEHLELDFWISPSAPALPVDVRIPAASVQSVKAFLESQGIEYSILIEDLQDVLDKEKQDMAESAQRQRGTGFDFGAYHTLDDINEELDHLASEYGFVEKIQIGESYEKRPLYVLKFSTGGSRRPAIWLDAGIHSREWVTQASALWIANKIATGYGTDDSITSLLDKMDLFLLPVANPDGFVYTHTTNRMWRKTRSKIPGSVCVGVDPNRNWDAGFGGPGASNNPCSESYHGPSANSEVEVKSVVDFIKNHGNFKAFLTLHSYSQLLMYPYGYKCTRPDDYAELESLGRAAASSIRSLYGTTFQVGTICKTIYQASGGSIDWSYDNGIKYSFAFELRDTGRYGFLLPANQILPAAKETWLGLQRIMEHVRDKSS from the exons ATGAAGCTGCTTTTGATCTTCAGCGCCCTCATCGGGgcttccctgtgcctggagaCCTTCGTGGG GCACCAGGTTCTCCGAATCAAGACCAAAAATGAGGAGGAggtgaagcagctgcagctcctggaatcGCTGGAACACCTGGAG CTGGATTTCTGGatcagcccctctgcccctgccctgcctgtggaTGTGAGGATTCCTGCTGCCAGTGTCCAGTCAGTGAAAGCCTTCCTGGAGTCCCAGGGCATTGAGTATTCCATCCTGATCGAGGACCTGCAG GATGTTCTGGATAAAGAAAAGCAGGACATGGCTGAGAGTGCCCAAAGGCAGCGTGGCACCGGCTTCGACTTCGGTGCTTACCACACTCTGGATGAT ATTAATGAAGAGCTGGACCACCTTGCATCCGAGTACGGCTTCGTGGAAAAGATCCAGATCGGGGAATCCTACGAGAAGCGACCTCTGTACGTCCTGAAG TTCAGCACCGGAGGCTCCCGCCGCCCGGCCATCTGGCTCGACGCCGGCATCCACTCCCGCGAGTGGGTGACCCAGGCCAGCGCCCTGTGGATCGCCAACAAG ATTGCCACTGGCTATGGAACAGATGATTCCATCACCTCCCTCCTGGACAAGATGgatcttttcctgctgccagtcGCCAACCCTGATGGATTTGTGTACACTCACACCACG AATCGCATGTGGAGGAAAACCCGCTCCAAGATTCCCGGCAGCGTCTGCGTCGGAGTCGATCCCAACAGGAACTGGGATGCAGGTTTTGGAG GTCCTGGAGCCAGTAACAACCCCTGCTCCGAGTCCTACCACGGGCCCAGCGCCAACTCTGAGGTGGAAGTGAAATCTGTCGTTGACTTCATCAAGAATCATGGAAACTTCAAGGCCTTCCTGACCCTCCACAGTTACTCCCAGCTCCTGATGTATCCCTATGGATACAAATGCACCAGGCCAGATGATTATGCTGAGCTG gaatctctgggaagagctgccGCCAGTTCCATCCGCTCCCTCTACGGCACCACCTTCCAAGTGGGCACCATTTGCAAAACCATCT aCCAAGCCAGTGGAGGCAGCATTGACTGGAGCTATGACAATGGCATCAAATACTCCTTTGCCTTCGAGCTGCGGGACACGGGGCGCTACggcttcctgctgcctgccaaccagatcctgcctgcagccaagGAGACCTGGCTGGGGCTCCAGAGGATCATGGAGCACGTCAGGGACAAGTCCTcctga
- the TMEM209 gene encoding transmembrane protein 209, which produces MTPNKSPDTSLIDLAVKMRKQAESRKVVLAWGLLNISVAGMIYTEMTGKLLSTYYNISCFPLWYIEFALAALFSLNALFDFWRYFTYTAAPTSLVTSPSQQIMGWLRRTAVQITPPREPAAKRVLSLTPSPPIQGQCVLSYSPSRSPSASPKFSGGCLSGYSPQLQALAGASPSHSTSVTYSPSSSYSKVSSFSHSPNGSPYAMSVGPVDSSGMRSHYRFSPIRYNNSTYKDECITDVKSLDSFLRNEEEKQHRVQLGSSDSSSPSSSPTFWNYSRSMADHAQILRKFQYQLACRSQAPSAHKDEADLSSKQAAEEVWARVTMNRQLLDHMDSWTAKFRNWINDTILVPLVEEMESVSTQLRRMGCPELQIGEASISSLKQAALVKAPLIPTLNALVQYLDLTPNQEYLVERIRELSQGGCMSSFRWNGGGDFKGRKWDTDLPTDSSILMHVFCTYLDSRLPPHPKYPDGKTFTSQHFIQTPDKPDTSNENVFCIYQSSINPPHYELIYECHVYSLPKGRNNMFHTLLMFLYIIKTKESGMLGRVNLGLSGVNVLWIFGE; this is translated from the exons ATGACACCAAACAAGAGTCCAGACACCTCCCTGATCGACCTGGCTGTGAAGATGAGGAagcaggctgagagcaggaagGTGGTGCTGGCCTGGGGACTGCTCAATATATCTGTAGCAGGCATGATCTACACTGAAAT gaCTGGGAAACTCCTAAGCACATATTACAACATCAGCTGCTTTCCACTCTGGTACATTG AATTTGCCCTGGCAGCCCTGTTCAGCCTCAATGCCCTGTTTGATTTCTGGAGATACTTCACCTACACAGCAGCACCAACCAGCCTGGTCACGAGTCCCAGCCAGCAGATCATGGGCTGGCTGCGCAGGACAG CTGTGCAGATCACCCCTCCAAGGGAGCCAGCAGCCAAGAGAGTGCTGTCCCTGACCCCCTCCCCACCCATCCAGGGCCAGTGTGTGCTGAGCTACAGCCCCTCCCGCTCGCCCAGCGCCAGCCCCAAATTCTCTGGGGGCTGCCTGAGTGGCTAcagcccccagctgcaggccctggcaggggccAGCCCCTCTCACAGCACCTCTGTCACTTactcacccagcagcagctacagcaaG GTTTCCAGCTTCAGCCACTCTCCCAATGGATCTCCCTATGCCATGAGTGTGGGGCCTGTGGACAGCAGTGGGATGAGGTCTCACTACAGATTCTCCCCCATTCGTTACAACAATTCCACCTACAAAGATGAGTGCATCACTGATGTCAAATCCCTGGACTCCTTCCTGAGGAAcgaggaggagaagcagcacagagttCAGCTAG GGAGCTCAGATTCCAGCTCTCCCTCCAGCAGCCCAACTTTTTGGAACTACAGCCGCTCTATGGCAGACCATGCCCAGATCCTGAGGAAATTCCAATACCAGCTGGCCTGCAGGTCCCAGGCTCCTTCTGCACACAAGGATGAGGCTGACCTCAGCTCCAAACAGGCTGCAGAAGAG GTTTGGGCACGGGTGACAATGAACAGGCAGCTTCTGGATCACATGGATTCCTGGACAGCCAAATTCAGGAAT TGGATCAATGACACCATTCTGGTGCCACTTGTGGAGGAGATGGAATCTGTGAGCACTCAGCTGAGGAGGATGGGCTGTCCTGAACTGCAGATTGGAG AAGCCAGCATCAGCAGCCTCAAACAGGCAGCCCTGGTGAAAGCTCCGCTCATCCCCACCCTCAACGCCCTGGTGCAGTACCTGGATCTCACCCCAAACCAGGAATATTTGGTGGAAAGGATCAGAG AGCTTTCCCAGGGGGGCTGCATGAGCTCCTTCCGCTGGAATGGAGGAGGGGATTTCAAGGGCAGGAAATGGGACACAGACCTTCCCACCGACTCCTCC ATCCTGATGCACGTGTTCTGCACTTACCTGGACTCCAGGCTCCCTCCTCACCCCAAATATCCTGATGGCAAAACCTTCACTTCCCAGCACTTCATCCAGACTCCAGATAAACCAG aCACTTCCAATGAAAACGTGTTCTGCATCTACCAGAGCAGCATCAACCCACCCCACTACGAGCTGATCTACGAGTGCCACGTCTACAGCCTGCCCAAG GGCAGGAACAACATGTTCCACACCTTGCTGATGTTCCTGTACATCATAAAGACAAAGGAATCTGGGATGTTGGG GCGTGTAAATCTGGGTTTGTCAGGAGTCAACGTCCTGTGGATCTTTGGGGAATAA